One Capsicum annuum cultivar UCD-10X-F1 chromosome 2, UCD10Xv1.1, whole genome shotgun sequence genomic window carries:
- the LOC107860604 gene encoding zinc finger AN1 domain-containing stress-associated protein 12 yields MGGGTEAFPDLGRHCQLSDCHQLDFLPFTCHACHKVFCVEHRSCKSHECPKADFNSRKVLVCEICSVSIETTGCKNEDDKAILQKHEKSGDCDPKKKKKPTCPVKRCKGILTFSNTSTCKTCQIQVCLKHRFPADHACKRNSSSSQPLVKDLKEANKFLTALVARSGNDCGNKSRPSSSHPTNPSVKAC; encoded by the exons atgggAGGAGGAACAGAAGCTTTTCCAGATTTAGGAAGACACTGCCAACTATCTGATTGTCATCAACTCGATTTTCTCCCTTTTACCTGCCATGCTTGTCATAAG GTATTCTGTGTGGAGCATAGATCATGCAAGTCTCACGAATGCCCAAAAGCCGACTTTAACAGCCGAAAGGTTTTGGTCTGCGAAATTTGCTCCGTGTCCATTGAGACTACCGGATGCAAAAATGAAGACGATAAGGCCATATTGCAGAAACACGAGAAATCTGGGGATTGTGAcccgaagaagaagaagaaacctaCCTGCCCTGTGAAACGATGCAAGGGAATCTTGACCTTCTCCAACACTAGCACTTGCAAGACTTGCCAGATTCAAGTTTGCCTCAAGCACAGGTTTCCTGCTGATCACGCCTGTAAACGGAATTCTTCATCATCACAGCCGTTGGTTAAGGATCTCAAGGAAGCCAATAAGTTTTTGACTGCTTTGGTTGCAAGGAGTGGGAATGATTGTGGGAATAAAAGCCGTCCCTCATCTTCACACCCTACTAACCCTTCCGTTAAAGCTTGCTGA
- the LOC107860605 gene encoding U-box domain-containing protein 40, which yields MGTSKQRWRISFHKSPSKHPDIPIEFICSISGSLMADPVVVSSGHTFERHCVHACKSLSFTPLLPDGSVPDFSTIIPNLALKATILNFCRSSFLDPPKPINFLTAENLVFTLMATQKAKNRFAQPETELHRAQSQISVSSEESVTPRSGPTCYSSSSASDVDNLNTSSIEEDELVGKLKSSNVSEQEEALISFRKLTRTREETRFGLCTPRVLSALRVLITSRYASVQVNSVAALVNLSLENRNKVKIVRSGIVPCLIDVLKSGFQDSQEHVAGALFSLALDDQNKTAIGVLGALPPLLHALRSDSERTRHDSTLALYHLSLVQSNRAKLVKLGAVQALLGMVKTGHMMGRILLILCNLAVSSEGRAAMLDGGAVECFVCMLRKGEFDSESTRENCLAALYGLSHGGLRFKGLAKEAAAEELLIQVEEMGSQRAKEKARKILEVLRQKDEEEEEVDWEKLLNSDDDTSQTRLSSS from the coding sequence ATGGGTACTAGCaagcaaagatggaggatttCCTTTCACAAATCTCCATCAAAACACCCAGACATTCCTATAGAATTCATCTGTTCTATTTCTGGTTCTCTCATGGCTGACCCTGTAGTTGTCTCTTCTGGCCATACATTTGAACGCCACTGTGTTCATGCCTGCAAATCACTGTCCTTTACACCTCTTCTTCCTGATGGCTCTGTCCCTGATTTCTCCACCATCATCCCTAACTTAGCTCTCAAAGCCACAATTCTCAATTTCTGCCGTTCTTCTTTTCTTGATCCtccaaaacccatcaattttctCACAGCTGAAAATCTTGTATTCACGTTAATGGCCACCCAAAAGGCCAAGAACCGGTTTGCTCAGCCGGAAACTGAGTTACACCGGGCGCAGAGTCAAATATCAGTGAGTTCTGAGGAATCTGTGACTCCAAGGAGTGGACCTACTTGTTACTCTTCGTCTTCGGCGTCTGATGTTGATAACCTCAACACTAGTTCCATTGAAGAAGATGAACTTGTTGGGAAGTTAAAGAGTTCTAATGTATCTGAACAAGAAGAAGCTCTTATCTCGTTTAGGAAATTGACCCGAACCCGTGAAGAAACCCGGTTCGGGTTGTGCACTCCTCGTGTGCTGTCAGCGTTGCGGGTACTCATTACCTCAAGGTATGCTTCTGTACAAGTTAATTCAGTAGCTGCATTGGTGAATTTGTCGTTAGAGAATCGAAACAAGGTGAAAATTGTTCGTTCTGGAATTGTTCCATGTTTGATTGATGTGCTGAAAAGTGGATTTCAAGACTCACAGGAACATGTTGCTGGTGCACTTTTTAGTTTAGCGTTAGATGATCAGAACAAGACTgcaattggggttttgggtgcACTGCCTCCACTTCTTCATGCCCTTCGCTCCGATTCGGAGCGAACTAGGCATGATTCGACTTTGGCTTTGTATCATCTTTCTTTGGTTCAGAGTAACAGGGCTAAGTTGGTGAAACTCGGGGCGGTTCAGGCATTATTGGGAATGGTTAAAACGGGTCATATGATGGGTAGGATCCTGTTGATACTTTGTAACCTGGCAGTCAGTTCTGAAGGGAGAGCAGCAATGCTTGATGGGGGTGCAGTGGAGTGTTTTGTATGTATGTTGAGAAAGGGGGAGTTTGATTCGGAGTCAACTCGTGAGAATTGTCTTGCTGCATTATATGGACTAAGTCATGGTGGGCTTAGGTTTAAAGGGTTGGCTAAAGAGGCTGCTGCGGAGGAGTTGTTGATACAAGTTGAGGAAATGGGAAGCCAAAGGGCCAAGGAAAAAGCTAGAAAGATATTGGAGGTTTTGAGGCAGAAGGATGAAGAGGAGGAGGAAGTTGATTGGGAGAAACTGCTTAACTCGGATGATGATACGAGTCAAACACGGTTAAGTTCTTCATAG
- the LOC107860606 gene encoding peroxidase 63 — protein sequence MQMGLTVLLLLLFSTFLTPTLSQRHSPLNTAYYRRTCPRFEQIMQETTTNKQITSPTTAAATLRLFFHDCFVDGCDGSVLISSTPFNKAERDADINLSLPGDGFDVVIRAKTALELACPGVVSCSDILAVAARNLVVQTGGPFYTVNLGRKDSFTSKASLVEGNLPRPTMPMDQIIKIFESKGFSIEEMVALSGAHTIGFSHCKEFSSNLYNYNKTSQFDPSYNPRFAQALRNACANQQNDPTISVFNDIMTPNKFDNMYYQNLPKGLGLLSSDRGLFSDPRTKLHVEKYIRDQNLFFKAFASAMQKLSEHAVKFGRSGEIRHRCDAFNN from the coding sequence ATGCAAATGGGTTTAACAGTTTTGCTGCTTCTTTTGTTCTCAACTTTCTTAACTCCCACTTTATCACAGCGCCATTCACCACTCAACACTGCTTATTACAGGCGAACATGTCCAAGATTTGAACAAATTATGCAAGAAACAACTACAAACAAACAAATCACTTCACCCACCACCGCCGCCGCCACCCTCCGTCTCTTCTTCCACGACTGCTTCGTCGATGGCTGCGACGGCTCGGTCCTCATctcctccactcctttcaacaaaGCCGAACGTGACGCTGATATCAACCTTTCCCTCCCCGGCGATGGATTCGATGTTGTTATACGCGCCAAAACGGCGCTTGAACTTGCTTGTCCTGGAGTTGTCTCTTGCTCAGACATCCTAGCTGTTGCTGCCCGGAATCTTGTTGTTCAAACGGGCGGCCCGTTTTATACAGTGAATTTGGGTCGGAAAGATTCCTTTACTTCGAAGGCATCGTTGGTTGAAGGGAATCTGCCACGACCCACAATGCCAATGGATCAAATCATCAAGATTTTCGAGTCGAAAGGATTTTCCATTGAAGAAATGGTGGCATTATCCGGGGCACACACAATTGGGTTTTCGCATTGTAAAGAGTTCAGCTCGAATCTCTACAATTACAACAAAACTTCCCAATTTGACCCTTCCTACAACCCCAGATTTGCTCAAGCGTTGAGAAATGCTTGTGCTAATCAGCAAAACGATCCAACCATATCCGTGTTCAATGACATAATGACTCCCAATAAGTTCGACAACATGTATTACCAGAACTTACCTAAGGGTCTGGGATTGTTGTCGTCCGACCGTGGTCTGTTTTCAGATCCGAGGACGAAACTACACGTTGAAAAGTATATTAGGGATCAAAATTTGTTCTTTAAGGCATTTGCTTCAGCAATGCAGAAGCTTAGTGAGCATGCTGTTAAATTTGGCAGAAGTGGTGAGATCAGACACAGGTGTGATGCTTTTAACAATTGA